A single window of Armatimonadota bacterium DNA harbors:
- a CDS encoding MBL fold metallo-hydrolase — protein sequence MEDFAPHFEEVAPGVRRLRVPVPFPTRWVNVYLVGDGADAVLVDTGYPFPPGRRVLQEALRRTGSRPRVILITHAHPDHFGMALELQERFGCSVWMEAREWEVTWAYRPGTEVWEEVARQFLRAGMPAERVRQTVESGQKVWEPAKPPRVGRLLREGEVLNLGGGRWEVFLTPGHAPAHVCLYETRTGTLLAGDHLLPRITPNIGLWPLAGPDPLADFLRSLHGLRDLPVRQVLPGHGDPYEGCAERTEELLAHHASRLEAVEAVLRGGARTAYEVHLALFGADLDPHNERFGLTEAMAHLVYLEQRGKVRTQDGDPVRYILSRGGDGWQTRSSR from the coding sequence GTGGAGGACTTCGCCCCGCATTTCGAGGAGGTCGCTCCGGGTGTCCGGCGGCTCCGGGTCCCGGTTCCCTTCCCCACCCGGTGGGTCAACGTGTACCTGGTGGGAGACGGTGCGGACGCGGTGCTGGTGGATACAGGGTATCCCTTCCCTCCAGGACGACGCGTGCTCCAGGAGGCGCTGCGGCGGACTGGTTCCCGGCCCCGGGTGATCCTCATCACCCACGCCCACCCGGACCACTTCGGCATGGCCCTGGAGCTGCAGGAGCGGTTCGGTTGCTCCGTGTGGATGGAGGCCCGGGAGTGGGAGGTGACCTGGGCGTACCGCCCCGGGACGGAAGTCTGGGAGGAAGTGGCCCGGCAGTTCCTCCGGGCCGGGATGCCCGCGGAAAGGGTCCGTCAGACCGTGGAGAGTGGACAGAAGGTCTGGGAGCCTGCGAAGCCCCCGCGGGTGGGCCGCCTCCTGCGCGAGGGGGAGGTTCTGAACCTAGGGGGAGGGCGGTGGGAGGTCTTCCTCACCCCCGGGCATGCGCCGGCCCACGTATGCCTCTACGAGACACGCACGGGCACGCTCCTCGCGGGGGATCACCTCCTTCCCCGCATCACCCCGAACATCGGACTGTGGCCGCTGGCGGGCCCCGATCCCCTTGCGGATTTCCTCCGCAGTCTGCACGGACTGCGGGATCTGCCCGTGCGGCAGGTGCTTCCCGGGCACGGGGACCCCTACGAGGGATGTGCGGAGCGCACCGAGGAACTGCTGGCCCACCATGCGTCCCGCCTGGAGGCCGTGGAGGCCGTGTTGCGGGGAGGGGCCCGCACCGCCTACGAGGTGCATCTGGCGCTTTTCGGGGCAGACCTGGATCCCCACAACGAGCGGTTCGGCCTCACAGAGGCCATGGCCCACCTGGTGTACCTGGAGCAGCGGGGGAAGGTTCGGACCCAGGATGGGGATCCCGTCCGCTACATCCTGAGCCGCGGAGGAGACGGATGGCAAACGAGATCATCGCGGTGA
- a CDS encoding benzoate-CoA ligase family protein: MDAPRAWDVGGEEFNLAAFLLDRHVQEGRGDRPALHFADRTVSFRTLFEQANRAAFAFRRLGVEPENRVLLCLADRPEFYAAYFGALKIGAVPVLVSTLATPPEYAYFLRHSRAKVAVVDEAVAARLRCLQDPPPALRHVVVVGEPVGPEIGWEDLLSGVLPQPQPVCTAPDDMAFWMYSSGTTGRPKAVVHLHRDLLHFMPPHCREVVELGPEDKVYSTSKLYFSYGRNNSLDSPFLCGAQVVLNPDRPEPGAVLDLLEAHRPTVFYSVPTFYAALLDHLHRTGRRLSLSFLRCCVSAGEPLPKPVFDRWWERFRIPIFDGVGSTEVGAIYLSNTPRRLKPPSSGVLLSGFEGRVMDEEGREVSRGAVGILWVKNEGIFAGYWRDHRRTRQVLQGEWFVTGDLFSVDDEGFYWYRGRMDDLLKPGGLWVSPLEVEGILLEHPAVAECAVVGAPDEMGLEKPIAFVVLREGYTPSPSLEQGLREFVRARLAGYKHPRWFRFVRELPRTATGKLQRYRLREALCQERGAAS; this comes from the coding sequence ATGGACGCACCCAGAGCGTGGGACGTGGGCGGCGAGGAATTCAACCTCGCCGCGTTCCTGTTGGACCGGCATGTGCAGGAAGGGCGGGGAGACCGGCCCGCCCTACACTTTGCGGACAGGACTGTCTCGTTTCGGACCCTGTTCGAGCAGGCGAACCGAGCCGCTTTCGCTTTCCGACGGCTCGGGGTGGAGCCTGAGAACCGGGTGCTCCTGTGCTTGGCGGATCGCCCCGAGTTCTACGCCGCCTACTTCGGCGCGTTGAAGATCGGAGCGGTTCCCGTACTGGTCAGCACCCTCGCGACCCCCCCTGAGTATGCGTATTTCCTCCGGCACAGCCGGGCGAAGGTGGCGGTGGTGGATGAAGCGGTGGCAGCCCGTCTACGGTGCCTGCAGGATCCCCCTCCCGCCCTGCGGCACGTGGTGGTGGTGGGAGAGCCTGTAGGCCCGGAGATCGGGTGGGAGGATCTCCTGAGCGGGGTTCTACCGCAGCCACAACCCGTCTGCACCGCTCCGGACGACATGGCTTTCTGGATGTACAGCTCCGGAACCACGGGCCGGCCCAAGGCGGTGGTGCACCTGCACCGCGACCTCCTGCACTTCATGCCCCCCCACTGCCGGGAGGTGGTGGAACTCGGACCTGAGGACAAGGTATACTCCACCTCCAAGCTGTACTTCTCCTACGGCCGCAACAACTCCCTGGACAGCCCCTTCCTGTGCGGGGCCCAGGTGGTGCTGAATCCGGATCGACCCGAGCCCGGAGCGGTGCTGGATCTGCTGGAGGCACACCGGCCCACGGTCTTCTACAGCGTTCCCACCTTTTATGCAGCCCTCTTGGACCACCTCCACCGCACGGGCCGGCGCCTGTCCCTCTCCTTCCTGCGGTGTTGCGTCTCCGCGGGCGAGCCCCTGCCGAAGCCGGTGTTCGATCGGTGGTGGGAGCGGTTTCGCATTCCCATCTTCGACGGGGTGGGGTCCACGGAGGTGGGAGCTATCTACCTCTCCAATACCCCCCGCAGACTCAAACCCCCCAGCAGTGGGGTGCTGCTTTCGGGGTTTGAGGGGAGAGTGATGGACGAGGAAGGCCGGGAGGTCTCCAGGGGAGCCGTGGGCATCCTGTGGGTGAAGAACGAGGGGATCTTCGCAGGGTACTGGAGGGATCACCGGAGGACCCGACAGGTCCTGCAGGGGGAGTGGTTCGTCACGGGGGATCTGTTCTCCGTGGACGACGAGGGGTTCTACTGGTACCGGGGGCGGATGGACGATCTGCTTAAGCCCGGAGGTCTGTGGGTCTCCCCCCTGGAGGTGGAGGGAATTTTGCTGGAGCACCCCGCGGTGGCGGAGTGTGCGGTGGTGGGGGCGCCGGACGAGATGGGACTGGAAAAGCCTATAGCCTTTGTGGTGCTCCGGGAAGGATACACGCCCTCGCCGAGCCTGGAACAGGGGTTGCGGGAGTTCGTGCGCGCGCGACTTGCCGGCTACAAGCACCCCCGGTGGTTTCGGTTCGTACGGGAGCTCCCCCGGACGGCCACGGGGAAGCTGCAGCGCTACCGCCTGCGGGAGGCCCTCTGTCAGGAGCGAGGGGCTGCGTCCTGA
- a CDS encoding acyl-CoA dehydrogenase family protein: MAQEVAYRVASDFYAVEDLLTDVQRSVRETVRRFVDREVLPHIGRWWLEGRFPVELVPRLAELGVLGANLPEAYGCAGLDSISYGVIMQELERGDSGLRSFVSVQGSLVMYPIYAFGSEEQRRHYLPKLARGELIGCFGLTEPTAGSDPAAMNTRARRTARGWVITGTKMWITNGSIAHLAIVWARDESDAVRGFIVPTDLPGFSAHDIHTKISMRASVTSELVLEEVEVPEELALPGGVGLSKALSCLTQARYGIAWGAVGAAVACFEEALSYAQGRIAFGRPIAATQIIQERLVDMLTKITTSQLLAYRLGQLKDAGRMHYAQVSLAKRHNVRAALEVARDARLILGAYGITAEYHAMRHAANLESVDTYEGTYDVHTLIVGRQITGQSAFGRD; encoded by the coding sequence ATGGCGCAAGAGGTGGCGTACCGGGTGGCTTCGGACTTCTACGCGGTGGAGGACCTCCTCACGGATGTCCAGCGATCCGTGCGGGAAACGGTGCGGCGGTTCGTGGACCGGGAGGTGCTGCCGCACATCGGGCGGTGGTGGCTGGAGGGACGCTTCCCCGTGGAGCTGGTCCCCCGGCTGGCGGAGCTCGGGGTGCTGGGCGCCAACCTGCCCGAGGCGTACGGATGCGCGGGGCTCGACAGCATTTCCTACGGGGTCATCATGCAGGAATTGGAGCGGGGCGACAGCGGCCTGCGCTCCTTCGTGAGCGTGCAGGGTTCGCTGGTCATGTATCCCATCTATGCCTTTGGAAGCGAGGAGCAGCGACGGCATTACCTGCCCAAGCTGGCGAGGGGCGAACTCATCGGGTGCTTCGGGCTCACGGAGCCCACCGCGGGAAGCGATCCCGCGGCTATGAACACCCGGGCCCGCCGCACCGCCCGCGGCTGGGTGATCACGGGTACCAAGATGTGGATCACCAACGGCTCCATCGCCCACCTGGCCATCGTGTGGGCCAGGGACGAATCCGATGCCGTGCGGGGGTTCATCGTACCCACGGACCTCCCGGGATTCTCCGCCCACGACATCCACACGAAGATCTCCATGCGGGCATCGGTCACGAGCGAGCTGGTGCTGGAGGAGGTGGAGGTTCCAGAGGAGTTGGCGCTTCCCGGCGGCGTGGGGCTCAGCAAGGCCCTGAGTTGCCTCACCCAGGCCCGGTACGGGATCGCGTGGGGAGCGGTGGGTGCCGCGGTGGCCTGCTTCGAGGAGGCCCTTAGCTATGCGCAGGGCCGCATCGCCTTCGGGCGGCCCATCGCGGCCACCCAGATCATCCAGGAACGGCTCGTGGACATGCTCACCAAGATCACCACGAGCCAGCTGCTGGCCTACCGGCTGGGGCAGCTCAAGGATGCGGGCCGGATGCACTACGCCCAGGTGTCCCTGGCGAAGCGGCACAACGTGCGGGCCGCCCTGGAGGTGGCCCGGGATGCCCGCCTGATCCTGGGCGCCTACGGGATCACCGCGGAGTACCACGCCATGCGGCACGCGGCGAACCTGGAGTCCGTGGACACCTACGAGGGCACCTACGACGTCCACACCCTCATCGTGGGCCGCCAGATCACGGGACAGTCCGCCTTCGGCCGGGATTAG
- a CDS encoding thiamine phosphate synthase, protein MRVIQAAVRGGVEAVQVREKDLGDEALEELVQRIREAVGEGVILLLNDRPHLARRLGVGLHLPEGSPSPGGNWPLWGRSVHSPEAAVRASRERPDYLIAGPVYPTDSKPGGSPLGPRGLGQVVRAAGGIPVLAIGGIGAEQVPEAMEAGAWGVAVRGAILRAQDPERAAREIRRMLKDTRKIVCSSE, encoded by the coding sequence GTGAGGGTGATCCAGGCAGCGGTGCGGGGCGGGGTGGAGGCGGTCCAGGTGCGGGAAAAGGATCTTGGGGACGAGGCGCTGGAGGAGCTCGTCCAGCGCATCCGGGAGGCAGTGGGGGAGGGAGTGATCCTCCTCCTCAACGATCGGCCCCACCTTGCGCGTCGCCTGGGAGTGGGACTGCACCTTCCCGAAGGAAGCCCATCCCCAGGGGGGAACTGGCCCCTCTGGGGACGATCCGTGCACTCGCCGGAGGCAGCGGTGCGCGCGAGCCGGGAGCGCCCCGATTACCTGATCGCGGGCCCCGTGTACCCCACGGATTCCAAACCCGGCGGCTCTCCCCTTGGGCCGCGGGGGCTGGGGCAGGTGGTGCGGGCGGCCGGAGGGATTCCCGTACTCGCCATCGGCGGCATCGGAGCGGAGCAGGTCCCGGAGGCCATGGAGGCGGGGGCGTGGGGCGTGGCCGTGCGAGGGGCCATCCTGCGGGCGCAGGATCCCGAGCGGGCCGCGCGGGAGATCCGGCGGATGCTGAAAGATACGCGAAAAATTGTTTGCTCCTCCGAGTGA
- a CDS encoding enoyl-CoA hydratase-related protein, which translates to MPYEDILVEIPEAHVGLIRLNRPEKLNALRTQLLDELVRALDDFEADPEIRVVVITGNDRAFAAGADIQEFRDMTALKMLGGHRPLAWERIRRFPKPLVAAVSGYCLGGGCELAMLCDLIVASETARFGQPEVNIGIIPGAGGTQRLPRLVGKHRAMEMILTGRPITAQEAHAWGLVNRVAPVERYLEEAIALAREIASKAPIAVRLAKEAILRSMDTTVEVGLEYERRLSALVFGTEDREEGVRAFLEKRKPVFHGR; encoded by the coding sequence ATGCCGTACGAGGACATCCTGGTGGAGATCCCGGAGGCGCATGTAGGGCTCATCCGGCTGAACCGTCCCGAGAAGCTGAACGCGCTGAGGACGCAGCTGCTGGACGAACTGGTGCGGGCCTTGGACGACTTCGAGGCAGATCCGGAGATCCGGGTGGTGGTGATCACGGGGAACGACCGGGCCTTCGCCGCAGGCGCGGACATCCAGGAGTTCCGGGACATGACGGCCCTGAAGATGCTCGGCGGGCATCGGCCCCTGGCTTGGGAGCGGATCCGGCGGTTCCCGAAACCCCTCGTGGCCGCGGTGAGCGGGTACTGTTTGGGGGGCGGGTGCGAGCTCGCCATGCTGTGCGACCTCATCGTGGCTTCCGAGACTGCCCGGTTCGGGCAACCAGAGGTTAATATCGGCATCATCCCCGGCGCCGGGGGTACCCAGCGGCTGCCGCGCCTAGTGGGCAAGCACCGGGCCATGGAGATGATCCTCACGGGCCGACCCATCACCGCGCAGGAGGCCCACGCGTGGGGCCTGGTAAACCGGGTGGCCCCTGTGGAGCGCTACCTGGAGGAGGCGATTGCCCTGGCGCGCGAGATCGCCTCGAAAGCCCCGATCGCGGTGCGGCTCGCGAAGGAGGCCATCCTCCGGTCCATGGACACCACGGTGGAGGTGGGGCTGGAATACGAGCGGCGATTGAGTGCCCTCGTGTTCGGCACGGAGGATCGGGAGGAGGGCGTGCGGGCGTTCCTGGAGAAGCGCAAACCCGTCTTTCACGGAAGGTAG
- a CDS encoding 3-hydroxyacyl-CoA dehydrogenase: MTHGVQTVGVCGAGTMGSGIAQVCALAGFRVVLYDAIPQALPRALERIRRELERAVERGRLGQDAPAQTLGRITPTEILEALSPCDLVIEAAPEDLGLKQDLFHRLGEVCPAALLATNTSALSVAEIAAATPHPERVAGLHFFNPAPVMRLVEVVQAPQTAPETVERLVAFARDLGKTPIVVRDRPGFVVNRVNRPFYGEALRMVAEGLVDVATVDRALREAGGFRMGPFELMDLVGVDVGYAVSQALYHAFFGESRFRPHPLQREMVLSGRLGRKTGRGFYAYEEADKTPPPPLPLPEPDAGPYAVAGQSGLAEELRRRLRDRGYDVVEVPDPPRRPLAVRAAWEAEVEDRSRKREMLRALDGALPEKAVLLVACANAASAECAVWVERAERLAGYVTLPPLADRKVLEWTVHEGTQVDPAPFLASLGLPLLRVGDAPGGVFPRVLATLVNEAAFACGEGVATPEDVDAAMQLGANHPFGPFAWAERVGIRALVGILEGLRAYYGEERYRTAPLLQRAAWLGYWPGRRGRRDGSGD, encoded by the coding sequence ATGACCCACGGGGTTCAAACGGTGGGCGTGTGTGGGGCCGGAACCATGGGATCGGGGATCGCGCAGGTGTGCGCCCTGGCGGGCTTCCGGGTGGTGCTGTACGATGCGATTCCGCAGGCTCTGCCGCGGGCCCTGGAGCGCATCCGCCGGGAGCTGGAGCGGGCGGTGGAACGGGGGCGGCTCGGGCAGGACGCGCCCGCGCAAACCCTGGGCCGGATCACCCCCACGGAGATCCTGGAGGCCCTGAGCCCGTGCGACCTGGTGATCGAGGCCGCCCCGGAGGACCTGGGATTGAAACAGGACCTGTTCCACCGGCTTGGAGAGGTGTGCCCCGCTGCTCTCCTTGCCACCAACACCAGCGCCCTCTCGGTGGCGGAGATCGCGGCCGCTACCCCCCATCCGGAGCGGGTGGCGGGGCTGCACTTCTTCAACCCCGCGCCCGTAATGCGCCTGGTGGAGGTGGTCCAGGCTCCGCAGACCGCACCGGAGACCGTGGAACGGCTGGTGGCCTTTGCCCGGGACCTCGGGAAGACCCCGATCGTGGTGCGGGATCGCCCGGGCTTCGTGGTGAACCGGGTGAATCGGCCCTTCTACGGCGAGGCCCTCCGGATGGTAGCGGAAGGCCTTGTAGATGTGGCCACCGTGGACCGTGCCCTTCGGGAGGCGGGCGGATTCCGTATGGGGCCCTTCGAGCTCATGGACCTGGTGGGCGTGGACGTGGGATATGCGGTCTCCCAAGCCCTTTACCACGCCTTCTTCGGCGAAAGCCGCTTCCGGCCGCATCCCCTCCAGCGGGAGATGGTCCTCTCGGGGCGGCTGGGGCGCAAGACGGGCCGCGGGTTCTACGCGTACGAAGAAGCGGACAAGACCCCACCGCCTCCCCTGCCGCTCCCTGAGCCGGATGCCGGTCCCTACGCGGTGGCAGGCCAGTCGGGGCTGGCGGAGGAGCTACGGCGTAGGCTACGGGACCGAGGGTACGACGTGGTGGAGGTTCCCGATCCTCCCAGGCGGCCGCTTGCGGTCCGGGCCGCATGGGAGGCGGAGGTGGAGGACCGGAGCCGCAAGCGGGAAATGCTGCGGGCCCTGGACGGCGCGCTTCCGGAGAAGGCGGTGCTGCTGGTGGCGTGCGCGAACGCCGCGAGCGCGGAGTGCGCCGTGTGGGTGGAGAGAGCGGAGCGGCTCGCGGGGTACGTCACCCTTCCGCCCCTTGCGGACCGCAAGGTCCTCGAGTGGACCGTCCACGAGGGCACCCAGGTGGACCCTGCGCCGTTCCTGGCTTCCCTGGGGCTTCCCCTGCTCCGGGTGGGGGATGCCCCGGGTGGGGTGTTTCCGCGGGTTCTGGCGACCCTGGTGAACGAGGCCGCATTCGCATGCGGGGAGGGCGTGGCGACTCCGGAGGACGTGGACGCTGCCATGCAGCTAGGTGCCAACCACCCCTTCGGTCCCTTTGCGTGGGCGGAGCGGGTGGGAATCCGGGCACTGGTGGGTATCCTGGAGGGGCTGCGGGCTTACTACGGGGAGGAGCGGTACCGCACCGCACCCCTGCTGCAGCGGGCGGCGTGGTTAGGGTACTGGCCGGGCAGGCGCGGGCGGAGGGATGGATCGGGGGACTGA
- the npdG gene encoding NADPH-dependent F420 reductase: MANEIIAVIGGTGKEGFGLGLRWATAGLAVILGSRSRERAEDAVLRARSLRPEAQLSGALNREAAEAATVVVLTIPFAAQEAILSDIREAVRGKVVVDATVPLRRLRPPELDIPPAGSAAQQAQRLLPEARVVAAFHTLSAHRLQRLEVPLEEDTLVCGDDPEAKETVIRLSRRIGLRGLDAGGLEQAATLERLAVLILQLNQRYGKKDIGVRFVGV; this comes from the coding sequence ATGGCAAACGAGATCATCGCGGTGATCGGGGGAACGGGCAAAGAGGGGTTCGGGCTCGGGCTCCGGTGGGCCACCGCGGGCCTTGCGGTAATCCTCGGGTCCCGCAGCCGTGAGCGGGCGGAGGATGCGGTGCTCCGGGCCCGGAGCCTCCGACCTGAAGCACAGCTTTCCGGGGCCCTCAACCGGGAGGCCGCGGAGGCCGCCACGGTGGTGGTGCTGACCATCCCCTTTGCGGCCCAGGAGGCCATCCTTTCGGACATCCGGGAAGCGGTGCGTGGAAAGGTCGTGGTGGACGCCACCGTACCCCTCCGCCGGCTGCGGCCACCGGAGCTGGACATCCCTCCGGCAGGCTCCGCAGCCCAGCAGGCACAGCGTCTCCTGCCGGAAGCCCGGGTGGTGGCCGCCTTCCACACCCTCTCCGCACACCGGCTCCAACGGCTGGAAGTCCCCCTGGAGGAGGACACCCTGGTCTGCGGGGACGACCCGGAGGCGAAGGAGACGGTGATCCGGTTGAGCCGGAGGATCGGCCTGCGCGGGCTAGATGCGGGAGGACTCGAGCAGGCCGCCACCCTGGAGCGCCTCGCGGTCCTGATCCTTCAACTCAACCAGCGCTACGGCAAGAAGGACATCGGGGTGCGGTTCGTGGGAGTATAG